From the genome of Leptolyngbya iicbica LK, one region includes:
- a CDS encoding HepT-like ribonuclease domain-containing protein encodes MRDDGLYLSNILECIQRIESYVTEGKAAFMDNSMMQDAVIRNFEIIGEATKRLSETVKRDHAEIPWRQMAGFRDVLIHDYLSVDMNEVWSVIERDLPVIKPALLSLAQQFAESSE; translated from the coding sequence ATGAGAGACGATGGACTGTATCTCAGCAATATTTTGGAATGCATTCAGCGCATTGAGAGCTATGTGACTGAGGGCAAGGCCGCTTTTATGGACAATTCCATGATGCAGGATGCGGTCATTCGGAATTTTGAGATTATCGGTGAGGCCACTAAACGACTTTCAGAAACAGTGAAGCGGGATCATGCAGAGATTCCCTGGCGGCAAATGGCAGGCTTTCGTGATGTGCTCATTCACGATTATTTGAGCGTGGATATGAATGAGGTTTGGTCGGTGATCGAGCGTGATCTGCCGGTCATAAAGCCAGCACTGCTGAGCCTGGCGC
- a CDS encoding nucleotidyltransferase family protein → MTTLLETLQSQKPKILEIAEKYGASNIRVFGSVARGEANAESDIDLLVDLEPGRSLLDHIGLMQDLADLLGRSVDVATPSALHARIKDRVMQDAVRL, encoded by the coding sequence ATGACGACGCTGTTGGAAACGCTACAAAGCCAAAAGCCCAAGATTCTCGAAATTGCGGAGAAGTATGGCGCCAGTAATATTCGGGTGTTTGGCTCAGTGGCGCGAGGTGAAGCCAATGCCGAGAGTGATATTGACCTGCTGGTAGACCTGGAACCGGGGCGAAGTCTGCTGGATCATATTGGTCTGATGCAAGACTTGGCCGATTTGTTGGGGCGATCGGTGGATGTGGCGACGCCGTCAGCTTTGCACGCACGGATCAAAGATCGGGTCATGCAGGATGCCGTTCGACTATGA
- the glmS gene encoding glutamine--fructose-6-phosphate transaminase (isomerizing) has product MCGIVGYIGTRPASDILMEGLQKLEYRGYDSAGLATVLEGELECVRAKGKLQNLADKLAGMENPARLGIGHTRWATHGKPEEYNAHPHTDTHRRIAVVQNGIVENYRELRETLKAKGHEFRSDTDTEVIPHLIAENMKQLSAADSIEDNPFFEAVRISVNQLEGAFALAVINADYPDDLIVVRQQAPLIIGFGQGEFFCASDTPAIVPHTRAVLPLENGELAKLTPLGVEVYTFAGDRLKKRPFSLNWNPIMVEKQGFKHFMLKEIYEQPGVVRTCVETYLDTTWSSDRDTNPVTLGLADDLFTDLEHVQIVACGTSWHASLVGKYLIEQLAGIPTMVQYASEFRYSPSPLTRHTLTIGVTQSGETADTLAALEMEQKRRQATEDLALAPRMLGITNRPESSLARLVPHIIDTHAGIEIGVAATKTFIAQVMAFYFLALDLAYRRQTLKPERIEQIIEELRQMPGQIEAVLESQERYIEELAHNFSETQDFIFLGRGINFPIALEGALKLKEISYIHAEGYPAGEMKHGPIALLDAKVPVVAIAMPGTVYDKVLSNAQEAKARDAQLIGVVPLNDEEAEFTFNSLLPVPPVDELLSPILTVIPLQLLAYHIAARRGLDVDQPRNLAKSVTVE; this is encoded by the coding sequence ATGTGTGGCATCGTTGGTTACATTGGCACGCGCCCCGCTAGCGACATCTTGATGGAAGGGCTCCAAAAGCTGGAGTATCGCGGCTATGACTCCGCCGGGCTCGCCACCGTGCTCGAAGGGGAGCTGGAATGTGTGCGGGCCAAAGGCAAGCTCCAGAATTTGGCGGATAAATTGGCGGGGATGGAAAATCCGGCGCGGCTGGGCATTGGTCACACCCGCTGGGCCACCCACGGTAAGCCTGAGGAGTATAACGCCCACCCTCACACGGATACTCATCGGCGCATCGCGGTGGTGCAAAACGGCATTGTCGAAAACTATCGCGAACTGCGGGAAACGCTGAAAGCTAAGGGCCACGAGTTCCGCTCTGACACCGATACGGAGGTGATTCCCCACCTGATTGCCGAAAACATGAAGCAGCTTTCAGCGGCGGATTCCATCGAAGATAATCCCTTTTTTGAAGCAGTACGCATTAGTGTGAACCAGCTGGAAGGGGCGTTTGCCCTGGCGGTGATCAATGCGGACTATCCCGATGACCTGATCGTGGTGCGGCAGCAAGCGCCGTTGATTATCGGCTTTGGGCAAGGGGAATTTTTCTGCGCGTCGGATACGCCCGCGATCGTGCCCCACACCCGCGCCGTGCTGCCGTTAGAAAATGGCGAACTGGCGAAGCTGACGCCGCTGGGGGTCGAGGTGTATACCTTTGCGGGCGATCGCCTCAAAAAGCGCCCCTTTTCCCTCAACTGGAACCCGATCATGGTGGAAAAGCAGGGCTTCAAGCACTTCATGCTCAAGGAAATCTACGAGCAGCCGGGAGTCGTGCGCACCTGTGTCGAAACCTATTTGGACACGACGTGGTCGAGCGATCGCGACACTAATCCAGTCACCTTGGGCCTGGCTGACGACCTGTTCACCGACCTAGAGCATGTGCAAATCGTCGCCTGCGGCACCAGTTGGCACGCCAGCCTCGTGGGCAAATACCTGATTGAGCAGCTCGCGGGCATTCCCACGATGGTGCAGTATGCGTCAGAGTTTCGCTATTCGCCCTCGCCGCTGACCCGCCATACCCTCACCATCGGTGTCACCCAGTCCGGCGAAACCGCCGACACCCTCGCCGCGCTGGAAATGGAACAAAAGCGTCGCCAAGCGACCGAAGATTTGGCCCTGGCTCCCCGCATGTTAGGCATCACCAATCGGCCCGAGAGTTCCCTGGCGCGGCTCGTGCCTCACATCATCGACACCCACGCGGGAATTGAAATTGGGGTCGCGGCGACGAAAACCTTCATCGCCCAGGTGATGGCGTTCTACTTCCTGGCGCTCGATTTGGCCTACCGTCGCCAAACGCTGAAACCAGAACGCATTGAGCAGATCATCGAAGAGTTACGGCAGATGCCAGGGCAAATCGAAGCGGTGCTGGAAAGCCAGGAGCGCTACATCGAAGAGCTGGCCCATAACTTCAGCGAAACCCAGGATTTCATCTTCCTCGGTCGGGGCATCAACTTCCCCATTGCGCTGGAAGGGGCGCTGAAGCTGAAGGAAATCAGCTACATCCATGCGGAAGGCTACCCCGCTGGGGAAATGAAGCACGGCCCGATCGCGCTGCTGGATGCCAAGGTGCCGGTGGTGGCGATCGCCATGCCCGGCACCGTCTACGACAAGGTGCTCTCTAACGCTCAGGAAGCGAAGGCCCGCGATGCCCAGCTCATCGGTGTGGTGCCCTTGAACGATGAGGAGGCGGAATTCACCTTTAACTCGTTGCTGCCGGTGCCCCCGGTGGATGAGCTGCTGTCGCCGATTCTCACGGTGATTCCCCTGCAATTGCTGGCGTATCACATCGCCGCCCGTCGCGGTCTGGATGTCGATCAGCCTCGTAATCTCGCCAAAAGCGTGACAGTAGAATAG
- a CDS encoding Gfo/Idh/MocA family protein — translation MTRDRMRLAQFGVGRWGNHLLRNFLALESVDVVAVVEPRTAQHATIRDKFHLTPEFNLTADAEAVLADPAVDAVAIATPAATHYPLIKTALKNGKHVLAEKPLTLDVAECEELCQLAAAHGVQLVIDHTYLFHPVVRQGLAVLSEQPLGTLRYGYATRTNLGPVRPDVDALWDLSIHDITIFNHWLGETPIAVTAQGQIWLQGNRASQRLFPTGLADVAWLRLFYPSGFEATIHVSWANPDKQRRLGMVGDRGTLIFDEMQADAPLVLKRGEFTPDGIYFVPTNLAQEAIDIPPSEPLKQVCEHFIDCVTQQQPSLISSGPVGTDLVKVLVALSRSLNQAGQRVAVE, via the coding sequence ATGACCCGCGATCGCATGCGACTGGCGCAATTTGGCGTGGGGCGCTGGGGCAATCATCTGCTCCGCAACTTTTTAGCCTTAGAGTCTGTTGACGTGGTCGCTGTCGTGGAACCGCGAACCGCCCAGCACGCTACCATTCGCGACAAGTTTCACCTGACCCCAGAGTTCAACCTCACGGCGGATGCTGAGGCAGTGTTGGCAGATCCCGCTGTGGATGCCGTGGCGATCGCTACCCCCGCCGCCACCCACTACCCTCTCATCAAAACCGCCCTCAAAAATGGCAAACACGTGCTCGCCGAAAAGCCCCTGACCCTCGACGTGGCTGAGTGTGAGGAACTGTGCCAACTCGCTGCCGCTCATGGCGTGCAGTTGGTCATTGACCATACTTACTTATTTCATCCCGTTGTACGGCAGGGGTTGGCGGTCTTGAGTGAGCAACCGTTGGGCACGCTGCGCTACGGCTACGCCACCCGCACCAATCTCGGCCCCGTGCGCCCCGATGTCGATGCCCTGTGGGATTTGTCCATTCACGACATCACCATCTTTAATCACTGGCTGGGCGAAACGCCGATCGCCGTCACCGCTCAGGGACAAATCTGGCTCCAGGGCAATCGCGCTTCACAGCGGCTGTTTCCCACGGGCTTGGCCGATGTCGCCTGGTTGCGGCTGTTCTACCCCAGCGGTTTTGAGGCGACGATTCACGTCAGTTGGGCCAACCCCGACAAGCAAAGAAGACTGGGCATGGTGGGCGATCGCGGCACCTTGATTTTTGACGAAATGCAGGCTGACGCCCCCCTGGTTTTGAAACGCGGCGAATTTACCCCCGACGGCATCTATTTTGTCCCCACCAATCTGGCGCAAGAGGCGATCGACATTCCCCCCAGCGAACCGCTGAAACAGGTCTGCGAGCACTTCATCGACTGCGTTACGCAGCAGCAACCCTCGTTAATTTCCTCCGGCCCTGTGGGGACGGACTTGGTCAAGGTACTGGTGGCACTGTCGCGATCGCTGAACCAAGCCGGGCAGCGAGTGGCGGTGGAGTAG
- a CDS encoding DUF58 domain-containing protein, translating to MSRLLQTWLNGLESRWVAPAYSGGVLLGLAIALLGAAVNSMAGWLYAMGGVMIAIALINIWGAPRSLQGLQVHRQPIRPISAGEPLTAEITIDNPTPQAKVLLQVRDQLPAALGPLPETAIATLAPHQSHTWTYTITPTQRGIYHWETVTLRTAAPFGLFWCQRSRPAATHATVYPQILPLTRCPLIDQMGIAEGPRWQAYRQAQQATQGLTRAMRPYRWGDPTRLIHWRTSARYGDLRVRELEEQTADNQVLIGLDTRDRWSPEAFEAAVIAAASLYIYSLRQQLTVALWLPHTGLLQNRHTVLSALAEVMPGQPQTQRLPAQPLIWLGTPTPPQLPLGSVWVQWPAATNANPALAATPTLTIASETPLADQLAANLPGTMAASR from the coding sequence ATGAGTCGGTTATTGCAAACGTGGCTGAATGGGCTGGAATCTCGGTGGGTGGCTCCGGCGTACTCGGGCGGGGTATTGCTGGGGCTGGCGATCGCGCTCTTGGGGGCGGCGGTCAACAGTATGGCGGGGTGGCTCTATGCCATGGGGGGCGTGATGATCGCGATCGCCCTGATCAACATTTGGGGAGCTCCCCGCAGCTTGCAGGGTCTACAAGTCCATCGCCAACCGATTCGGCCCATCAGCGCTGGAGAACCGCTCACCGCTGAAATCACGATCGACAATCCCACCCCCCAGGCCAAGGTGCTGCTGCAAGTGCGGGATCAGCTGCCGGCCGCCCTCGGTCCCCTGCCCGAAACTGCGATCGCCACCCTAGCACCGCATCAGTCCCACACCTGGACTTACACCATCACGCCGACCCAGCGCGGCATTTATCACTGGGAGACGGTGACGTTACGCACCGCCGCGCCCTTTGGGCTGTTCTGGTGTCAGCGATCGCGCCCCGCTGCCACCCATGCCACCGTTTATCCGCAAATTTTGCCCCTCACCCGCTGCCCGCTAATTGACCAGATGGGCATCGCCGAAGGCCCCCGATGGCAAGCCTATCGTCAAGCCCAGCAAGCCACCCAGGGGTTGACGCGGGCCATGCGGCCCTATCGCTGGGGCGACCCTACCCGGTTGATTCACTGGCGGACTAGTGCCCGCTATGGTGACCTGCGCGTCCGCGAACTGGAGGAGCAAACCGCCGATAATCAGGTGCTGATTGGGCTGGATACCCGCGATCGCTGGTCCCCAGAAGCCTTTGAAGCCGCCGTCATCGCTGCTGCCAGCCTTTATATTTACAGTCTGCGGCAGCAACTCACCGTCGCCCTGTGGCTGCCCCACACGGGTCTATTGCAAAATCGCCACACCGTGCTCTCGGCCCTCGCCGAAGTGATGCCCGGTCAGCCCCAGACCCAGCGCCTCCCCGCCCAACCGTTGATCTGGCTCGGCACGCCGACCCCGCCCCAGTTGCCGCTGGGCAGTGTCTGGGTGCAATGGCCCGCAGCGACCAACGCCAATCCGGCCCTGGCGGCGACCCCCACCTTGACGATCGCCTCCGAAACGCCGCTGGCGGATCAACTTGCCGCCAATTTGCCAGGAACCATGGCCGCGTCTCGGTGA
- a CDS encoding cupin domain-containing protein, whose protein sequence is MTATPDANPPHPLLTAAAIAALPEQIFGHPLNENAVRHTRSLAGTTGCLHLGIYLVRVEPGHHSTEYHCHRGEEEFLYILSGRGIATIDDETFEVAAGDFMGFRPDSPAHDMHNPFDEDLVYLMGGYDLDYDVVEYPRQGTRMYRLGDRRTYEPM, encoded by the coding sequence ATGACGGCGACCCCTGACGCAAATCCGCCCCATCCCCTGCTCACAGCGGCGGCGATCGCCGCCCTGCCCGAACAGATCTTTGGGCATCCCCTCAACGAAAATGCGGTACGCCACACGCGATCGCTCGCTGGCACCACGGGCTGCTTACATTTAGGCATTTACCTGGTGCGAGTGGAACCCGGCCACCATTCCACGGAATATCACTGCCATCGGGGCGAAGAAGAATTTCTCTACATTCTCTCGGGGCGCGGCATCGCGACGATTGATGACGAAACCTTTGAGGTGGCCGCGGGCGACTTCATGGGCTTTCGCCCCGATAGCCCCGCCCACGATATGCACAATCCCTTTGACGAAGATTTGGTCTACCTGATGGGCGGCTATGACCTCGACTACGACGTCGTGGAGTATCCCCGTCAGGGCACCCGCATGTATCGCCTGGGCGATCGCCGCACCTACGAACCGATGTAA
- a CDS encoding D-hexose-6-phosphate mutarotase — MNLAQLNQDYGLAGQVKILEGTGGWPYLEVANTQATALISLYGGQVLAFKPRNASRDLLFVSDNAYYQVGKAIKGGTPICWPWFGPDPQGLGRPNHGFARNRLWEIKRTEALPSGATQVVLGFGDAEDTRELWPYAFALEIEITVGNTLALALVSRNLSDRPFDITQALHTYFTVGDITQTTVLGLDGTTYIDKVDGGTVKPQSGPLAIAAEVDRIYQNVPAELVIEDKALNRQIRITSTGNQTAVVWNPWLDVSAKSGDLTDDAYQHFVCVETTNAADDVVTVPAQGEFRLAVTYAIAA; from the coding sequence ATGAATTTGGCGCAACTCAATCAGGACTACGGCCTTGCCGGGCAGGTGAAGATCCTCGAAGGCACAGGCGGCTGGCCTTACCTGGAGGTGGCCAATACCCAGGCAACGGCGTTGATTTCGCTCTATGGCGGCCAGGTGCTGGCGTTCAAACCTCGCAATGCTAGCCGCGACCTCTTGTTTGTGAGCGATAACGCCTACTACCAGGTGGGGAAAGCGATTAAAGGCGGCACGCCGATTTGCTGGCCCTGGTTTGGCCCTGATCCGCAGGGGTTGGGTCGCCCGAATCATGGCTTTGCTCGCAATCGGCTTTGGGAAATTAAGCGGACGGAGGCATTGCCCAGTGGCGCAACGCAAGTGGTGTTGGGCTTTGGCGACGCAGAGGATACCCGAGAGCTGTGGCCCTATGCCTTTGCGCTGGAAATTGAGATTACCGTGGGCAACACGCTGGCACTGGCGCTGGTGAGTCGGAATTTGAGCGATCGCCCCTTTGATATCACTCAAGCGCTGCATACTTACTTCACCGTGGGCGACATTACCCAAACCACGGTGCTTGGCCTCGATGGCACCACTTACATCGACAAGGTGGATGGCGGTACGGTGAAGCCCCAGTCAGGTCCACTGGCGATCGCGGCAGAAGTGGATCGCATTTATCAAAACGTCCCGGCGGAGTTAGTGATTGAGGACAAAGCGCTAAATCGGCAAATTCGCATTACTTCCACAGGCAACCAGACTGCGGTGGTGTGGAATCCCTGGCTCGACGTTTCGGCAAAGTCGGGCGACTTAACTGACGACGCTTACCAACATTTCGTCTGTGTAGAAACGACGAATGCGGCGGATGATGTGGTGACGGTGCCCGCCCAAGGCGAGTTTCGCCTAGCCGTAACCTATGCGATCGCAGCTTAG
- a CDS encoding Uma2 family endonuclease: MTLSTSPTQTDTWVKATWDDFAALMDDPQYEEGRGYFDHGYMRIEMASLGRGHARQNTLISQLISIYGMLRNLRIIGLMNGSIYKPGERGCQPDMAFYIGDDFQIPPQDNAPIDVNVFGPPALAIEISGSTFKDDLGAKRLLYERLGVAEYWVVNVAEYDVIAFAVADQRSGEVQTSEVLPGLEIGLVEEALRRSQTADDSTLMRWLMETLQ, translated from the coding sequence ATGACCCTATCAACCTCACCAACTCAAACCGACACCTGGGTCAAAGCCACCTGGGATGACTTTGCGGCCCTGATGGATGACCCGCAGTACGAGGAAGGGCGCGGCTATTTTGACCACGGCTACATGAGGATTGAGATGGCGTCACTGGGTCGAGGACACGCCCGGCAGAATACTCTGATATCCCAATTGATAAGTATCTATGGCATGCTCCGAAACCTCCGCATCATTGGTTTGATGAATGGCAGCATTTATAAGCCTGGAGAGCGCGGCTGTCAGCCAGATATGGCCTTCTACATTGGGGATGATTTTCAGATTCCTCCTCAGGATAATGCGCCGATTGATGTCAATGTCTTTGGGCCACCAGCGTTAGCGATCGAGATCAGCGGCAGCACCTTTAAGGATGACTTGGGGGCAAAACGACTGCTGTATGAGCGCTTGGGCGTCGCGGAATATTGGGTGGTCAATGTAGCGGAGTACGATGTGATTGCCTTTGCCGTGGCTGACCAGCGTAGCGGCGAAGTTCAAACGTCTGAAGTTTTGCCAGGGCTAGAGATTGGCCTCGTGGAAGAGGCACTGCGGCGATCGCAAACCGCAGACGACAGTACCCTCATGCGCTGGCTGATGGAAACCCTGCAATAA
- a CDS encoding nucleotidyltransferase family protein, with protein MKRSPVINQITEQQAQIEALCHQNQVARLELFGSATDERFDPATSDLDFLVEFAINTPQGAADRFFGLKAGLSDLLGRTIDLVDLATIENPYFLEAIAASRLKIYGN; from the coding sequence ATGAAGCGATCACCCGTGATTAATCAGATTACGGAACAGCAAGCACAAATCGAGGCGCTGTGCCACCAGAACCAAGTCGCTCGTCTCGAACTCTTTGGTTCGGCCACAGATGAGCGTTTTGACCCGGCGACCAGCGACCTAGATTTTCTCGTCGAATTTGCCATTAATACACCTCAAGGTGCTGCCGATCGCTTTTTCGGCTTGAAAGCAGGACTCAGCGACTTGCTCGGTCGCACAATTGACTTGGTCGATCTCGCCACCATTGAAAATCCTTACTTTTTAGAGGCGATCGCCGCCAGCCGTCTGAAAATCTATGGAAATTGA
- a CDS encoding HepT-like ribonuclease domain-containing protein, which translates to MEIEVRKYLYDIQQAGQLITDFTQGQTYASYRANPMMKSAVERQFITIGEALNKAVKRDVSLNEQISDIRKIVDFRNILTHGYTNIADVVVWDILQTSLPRLLQEVEPLLHQ; encoded by the coding sequence ATGGAAATTGAAGTCCGCAAATATCTATACGACATTCAGCAAGCCGGTCAGCTCATCACTGACTTTACTCAAGGGCAAACCTACGCCAGCTATCGAGCGAACCCAATGATGAAATCAGCGGTAGAGCGTCAATTTATCACGATTGGCGAAGCCCTCAACAAGGCTGTGAAACGAGACGTCAGCCTAAATGAGCAAATTTCCGATATTCGTAAAATTGTAGACTTTCGCAATATTTTGACCCACGGTTATACCAACATTGCTGATGTCGTGGTTTGGGATATTCTGCAAACCAGCCTGCCAAGACTCCTTCAAGAAGTGGAGCCGCTGCTGCATCAGTAG
- a CDS encoding TPM domain-containing protein: MTQHLSIKHVGQLKGWQHWRYWLMALGTTVVLLWFANVDVAQAQGTYPAFEHPYVNDYGEILSPEQEANVGSRLEQFRSETGVHAVLLTVDTFGRYETGDSTLEAFATNLFNTWGIGDATRNDGILVLVAPGDRKVRIEVGAGYDSQADQTAQTIIDNEMLPYFRDGQMAAGAIAGVNAVTQYFAPGAPPPSSGAASTAGSASNSSDSGGNFWAGIVGFLLIPLTVAGGIARTVYGWWNRRRSRQCPTCNTEMRRLSESEDDQYLDPGERREESLKSVDYDVWLCPTCGYHTTLSYNSLFSRYQSCRQCGHKTLSEKSRTVVSPTYTSTGTAEITQDCQHCSYHQVFNRTIPRKQRSSSSSSSSGGGSSSGGGASGSW, from the coding sequence ATGACACAGCACTTGTCAATCAAACATGTGGGCCAATTGAAAGGGTGGCAGCATTGGCGCTATTGGCTGATGGCGTTAGGCACGACCGTCGTGCTGTTGTGGTTTGCCAACGTCGATGTGGCCCAAGCGCAAGGCACCTATCCAGCCTTTGAGCATCCCTATGTCAACGACTATGGCGAGATTTTGTCGCCAGAGCAAGAGGCCAATGTCGGTAGCCGTCTGGAACAGTTTCGGTCGGAGACGGGAGTACATGCTGTGCTGCTGACGGTCGATACCTTTGGCCGTTACGAAACCGGGGACAGCACCCTCGAAGCTTTCGCCACTAACCTTTTCAACACCTGGGGCATTGGTGACGCCACCCGCAACGACGGGATTTTGGTGTTGGTGGCACCGGGCGATCGCAAAGTGCGGATCGAAGTTGGGGCCGGGTACGACAGTCAGGCCGACCAGACCGCCCAAACCATCATCGATAACGAAATGTTGCCCTACTTTCGCGACGGGCAAATGGCGGCGGGCGCGATCGCGGGTGTGAATGCGGTGACCCAATATTTTGCTCCTGGTGCTCCCCCGCCGTCATCGGGTGCCGCGTCTACTGCGGGTTCGGCCAGCAATTCCTCGGACAGTGGCGGCAACTTTTGGGCTGGCATCGTCGGCTTTTTGCTGATTCCCCTAACCGTGGCGGGAGGCATTGCACGGACAGTTTATGGCTGGTGGAATCGACGGCGATCGCGCCAGTGCCCCACCTGCAATACCGAGATGCGTCGCCTGTCCGAAAGCGAAGATGACCAATATCTTGATCCCGGTGAGCGGCGGGAAGAGTCCTTAAAATCGGTTGATTACGACGTTTGGCTCTGTCCGACCTGTGGCTACCACACGACGCTGTCCTACAACAGTCTGTTTTCGCGATACCAGTCTTGCCGTCAGTGTGGCCACAAAACGCTGTCAGAAAAGAGTCGCACCGTTGTGAGCCCGACTTACACCAGCACAGGCACCGCCGAAATCACCCAAGACTGTCAGCATTGCAGCTATCACCAAGTCTTTAACCGCACCATTCCCCGCAAGCAGCGATCGAGTTCGAGTAGCAGTTCCAGCGGTGGCGGCAGTTCCTCCGGCGGCGGCGCTTCTGGCAGTTGGTAG
- a CDS encoding NAD(P)-dependent oxidoreductase: MVKHIEKVSMTTIAFLGLGAMGARIAQNLLQAGYPLVVYNRTADQAQLLIEQGAIAAATPKAAAAQADVVISMVTDDDASREVWLAPQTGAIHGLQPGAIAITSSTLTVDWTKQLASHIQQVGAAFLDAPVVGSRPQAEAGTLIYLVGGDAQILQQVTPLLSKSGSVQHVGTIGQGMAMKLAVNALFGIQVAALAEVLAFLTQQGLDQAQAMACLGNTPVLSPAAKGAGGLIVAEKHAPLFPIDLVEKDLRYTLAAAQSVETELPTAIATQQIFQRAIAQGHGSQNITAVAQLYAGLGTASSAVR; this comes from the coding sequence ATGGTCAAACATATAGAGAAAGTAAGCATGACAACCATCGCCTTTTTAGGACTCGGTGCAATGGGCGCACGCATTGCCCAAAACCTGCTGCAAGCCGGGTATCCCCTCGTGGTTTACAATCGCACGGCTGATCAGGCCCAACTGCTCATTGAGCAAGGGGCGATCGCTGCCGCCACGCCCAAGGCTGCCGCCGCGCAGGCCGATGTCGTGATCAGCATGGTGACGGATGATGACGCCTCTCGCGAGGTGTGGCTAGCGCCGCAGACTGGAGCCATCCATGGCTTGCAGCCGGGGGCGATCGCAATTACCTCCAGCACGCTTACCGTTGATTGGACGAAGCAACTGGCCAGTCACATTCAGCAAGTGGGAGCTGCGTTTTTAGATGCTCCGGTGGTCGGTTCACGTCCCCAAGCTGAGGCTGGCACGCTAATTTATCTCGTCGGGGGCGATGCCCAAATTCTCCAGCAAGTGACCCCGCTTTTGTCCAAATCTGGCTCAGTGCAGCACGTCGGCACGATTGGACAAGGCATGGCGATGAAGCTAGCGGTGAATGCCCTCTTCGGCATTCAGGTGGCGGCTCTGGCAGAAGTGCTGGCATTCCTTACCCAACAGGGACTAGACCAGGCTCAAGCGATGGCGTGTCTTGGCAATACGCCCGTGCTTAGCCCCGCTGCCAAAGGAGCCGGTGGGTTGATAGTGGCAGAGAAACATGCCCCGCTTTTCCCCATTGATTTAGTCGAAAAAGACTTGCGATATACCCTGGCGGCGGCGCAATCGGTGGAAACTGAGTTGCCGACCGCGATCGCCACACAGCAGATTTTTCAACGGGCGATCGCCCAGGGGCATGGTTCCCAGAACATTACTGCCGTCGCTCAACTATATGCGGGGCTGGGGACTGCTTCGTCAGCGGTGCGGTAG
- a CDS encoding LysR family transcriptional regulator: MDISTLDVFVEVMRQGSFAAVARDRNVDPSSISRTIAGLETELGIRLFQRTTRRLSPTEAGTTYFERIEPLLAEMQQAIAIATDISGQPQGTLRVTASVSFGQRCLVPLLPAFRQQYPDLAVELLLTDAVVDLLAERIDVAIRLGILADSSLIAQRLMPTHYRVCASPQYLAEHGQPQQPGDIAQHECLRFPLSGFRSRWLFKDAAGSLSEIPVHGSVVISNALALQQCAIAGLGLALLPNWLIDHELRSGDLVDVFPTHQVTATEFNTAAWLVLPSRSYQPRKVQVFLEFLQQSRPRA; encoded by the coding sequence ATGGACATATCGACTCTGGATGTTTTTGTTGAGGTGATGCGGCAGGGCAGTTTTGCAGCAGTCGCGCGCGATCGCAACGTTGACCCTTCTTCAATCTCCCGCACGATCGCTGGCTTAGAAACCGAGTTGGGCATTCGCCTGTTTCAACGCACAACCCGGCGCTTGTCACCCACAGAAGCAGGGACCACTTACTTTGAACGGATAGAACCGCTGCTGGCCGAAATGCAGCAGGCGATCGCGATCGCGACGGATATCTCCGGCCAACCCCAGGGTACTCTGCGGGTGACCGCCTCTGTCTCCTTTGGACAGCGATGTTTGGTGCCCTTGCTACCCGCTTTTCGGCAGCAATATCCGGACTTGGCGGTGGAACTGCTGCTGACCGATGCCGTAGTCGATCTTCTAGCTGAGCGAATTGATGTCGCCATTCGGTTGGGCATCTTGGCGGATTCTTCTCTAATTGCTCAACGGCTCATGCCCACCCATTACCGGGTCTGTGCCAGCCCGCAGTATTTAGCTGAGCACGGACAGCCTCAGCAACCTGGCGACATTGCCCAACACGAATGCTTGCGGTTTCCCCTCTCCGGCTTTCGCTCCCGCTGGCTGTTCAAGGATGCGGCAGGAAGCCTGAGTGAGATTCCGGTTCACGGAAGCGTGGTGATTTCCAATGCGTTGGCCTTGCAACAATGTGCGATCGCGGGACTCGGGTTAGCCCTACTTCCCAACTGGCTGATCGATCACGAGTTGCGCTCAGGAGACTTGGTCGATGTCTTTCCCACCCATCAAGTCACCGCCACTGAGTTCAACACCGCCGCTTGGTTAGTATTACCGTCTCGTTCCTATCAGCCCCGTAAAGTACAGGTGTTTCTCGAATTTCTCCAGCAGTCCAGGCCAAGGGCCTAA